Genomic window (Trichomycterus rosablanca isolate fTriRos1 chromosome 16, fTriRos1.hap1, whole genome shotgun sequence):
AAATCATTCAGCCAGGAATATTTACATCATATGCATAACTGATGGACATCTATTCAGAACTTTCTACACCCTATACACAACAATCATGAATCAAAGATAATGAGTCTGAAGATTTTTTACTTTCAGGGACTATAGTAATTAAATAttggttataaatgtttttataatcTTTATAAATACACACCAAAAAGGTTTGCCTGCAGGAATGTAAAGTAACTGCAATTATAATGTCCCCAAATTAATACACAATTGATTCTTATTATACACAGCAGTTACTCTATAATATGCAacctataaaatatttaattgagTTTGAGCACCTTAAAAAGGGTTCAAAAGTTATAGCATATTTGCTGGGTAAAAAGAACAATACACTAACATCTGTGAAGCTCTGGCTTTTCTAATTTaatgtgtgcaagcatgtaaaAATGAGCTCACAATGATAAGATCTTTGAAATTGGTGCTGGGAACCGAGTTTTTAGACTGAATTCACCAAACTGCTTAATGCTATTCAAACAACCATTTCCTGCGGTTACTctttaatattgtattattaataatgttaacatTTCATGCAGGAGATTGAAGTCAGTTAGTGCAACTTACTTTGTTGGCAACATCCAGTGCATCATAATCTGGTGCTAGACGAACATATGCCTTCTTTTCACCATCAGGCCTAAACAGATATATACAGGTTTACACTATTTTACCCGTCACTGTACTTGTCACAAAactaaaatgttacatttttgtGCATCAGTGGTTCCTTTGAGAACATCAGGGATCagagtaattaaataatttacatcattacacagagagacttaaaaaaataaagaaataattaaaaacaggaATCATACCTAATCAGTGTGTTGACTTTGGCCACATCGATGTCGTACAGCTTTTTGACAGCGTGTTTGATCTGGTGCTTGTTAGCTTTTACATTAACAATAAAGACCAGAGTGTTGTTGTCCTCGATCTTTTTCATGGCAGactcagtggtcagagggaacTTGATGATGGCATAATGGTCCAGCCTGGAAAGATAATTAATCGGACACTTAAATAATCTTGTAAGCAATTTAACGTGGCATGTTGTGCAGGTCTTCAGGATGCATCAGTATTAAAAGCTGTAATCACATGATGTCATGCTTTGATCGCAAATTCCCATCATTTGCATCCTGTAATCTAACATCTCATATTTAACTGGCACTAATTACTAAACCAGCACACTGTATTAAACAGCAACAGTATTTATCTGTTCTCCCTCCGTTACCGACTCCAGTAATGTTACAGAATGTTACAGTCTTGACTGCAAATGTACTCACTTGTTCCTGCGTGGTGCACTCTTCTTGGGGTACTTGGGCTGCCTCCTCAGGCGCAGGGTCTTGGGCCTGCGGAAAGTAGGGCTGGTCCTGATCTTCTTTTTCCTTTGGTTGTGCACACCTTTTAACACAGCCTTCTTGGCCTTCAGGGCCTTTGACTTAGCCTCAGTCTTGACCGGGACAGCTATGGAAATAAATCGCATAAATCCAACATGTTTCACTTAAACtgttacattatatatacacacacacaaaaccatgTTGTGGTTTACAAATCCAACAAAATGACAAGTATCGTGTTGGCCATTTTGTACAAAAAAACCCTTCAAGGCATTTCATAATACACCACATATGATTTTGTTTTCACTCTTTTAAAGCATGAATGCAAATATTATAaacaaattatataataattattaaaacttAACTCTAACAAgggcaaaaatgtatttaagtatCTTAAATGACAGGTTTTTTCGTCACGTGAGGcgacatggtggctaagtgggtagcaccatcacctcacagcaagaaagtcctgggttcgatgcccaggcgaagcagtctgggtcctttctgtgtggagtttgcatgttctccctgtgtctgcgtgggtttcctcccaaagccatgcaagtgaggtgaattggagatacaaaattgtccttgactgtgtttgacattaaacttgtgaactgatgaattttgtgtaatgagtaactaccatttctgtcatgaatgtaaccaaagtgtgtaaatatgttaaaatccaaatgaaGTCATGTATCACTCATAAGAAAGTTATAAACAAACAGAATTGACCGTTTCTGGTTAGTCTTGTTTTTGTCAAAATCATTTAATTGTGAAATATAAAGCAACCTGAAaagatttataatatttattaggattttaacgtcatgttttacacactgtggttacattcatgacaggaacaggtatttacaggttacacagatttatcagttcaaatctttaatgtcaaacacagtcatggacaatttagtatatcCACTTCACCTCAGAGTACTAATGCAATACTGTTAGTCGGTCAAGTTTATGATACGTTATATTTATATTCCGACGAAATTAAAATTAGAATACATAAATTGAGAAATTTAGTTACATAAGAAATCAAGTCACGTAGAGATATATACGTTGTATGTTGAAAATACCAACAAAGCGTTTATCTTCATCCTAAAGTGTCGAGTTCTATTCAAGCTGTGTTCAGTATGTAGACCTGATTCACATTCACGTGCTTAGCATTCAACCGGCAATGTAAAATAAAccaacataaacacaaacataacGGCCATATAAttcttatttaaacaaaacaaaaacatccgaataataaataaaccaaaaatatatccaaatTTAATAGAAAATCAATCGAATATGGAAGCTAAGTGAAACAGCTTTGCTAACGTGTGCTCTACACCATGTACGTTTTACCATTACAACAATTCACACTAATAAACCCATTATACAATCCCAAATAACCCCAGCAGGtaacatacacattcacactcacGTCACGCTTTACATAATGTATAAATATGATGTATAAGTAaagtatttaaaacattattaataaaaaactgcACACCTTCCTTCTTCGCCTTCGGAGCCATGTTGAGAAAGGAAGATGGAGGGGATTCCTCCCCTGTTTTGCAGGGGCTCAGAAGTCCGCTGTTATCGCGAGAGGAGAGCGGTGCCTGATGGGTAGTGTAGTTTATTCTACACATGTAgttagaggtttagtgtttagtgGTTGTAATGCTGTTGGGaacttggttttaatgttgtcgTCAACTGTCCTATAACATTCTAGTCTGCTTCTTTAACTAaactgattaaataaatgtaacagtGAAAACATGGGTTGTAACTTGTTACTAGCCACCCCTAAATCCCAGTCACTGTATCATATATTAGCTAAACTAACTACCACTTTCTGTAGTGAACTATATTGTGAAATGATAACTTGTACTTTACGTTTTTATATAATCTGCTTTCATGTAATATCATTAGATGGTAAAATAGATTGGACTGGTCATGTTGGCACCAACACACTAAATAGAAAACTGCAACTTTTTTACacttcatataaaataaatgcaataataTAATGTTGACTACCCTGAAATGTAACAAATTTGCAGTATTGCAAATAAGTGGATGTGGGTAATCACAAACTTATAAAACAACAGTTTCGCAATGACTGTAACCAACAGAGTGCAGAGTTCAGGGGTTGAAGACTTGTCACGAGCGTTCTGGCTCTATTCATTTTATATCAATTGGCTTGAGCATCCAATAGGCTATTTTGATTTTCAAATGACTCTTTGTTCAGTGCACAGACACTATATGaacaagtatttggacacctgaccatgggcttgTAGAACACCCTattccaaaaacaaatggtattataaATACTGTAGAGTGACCTCTTTGTtgtcttttcagctataacaacagcccctcttctgagagggcttctcacaagaatttGAAGTGTGcctgagggaatttgtgcccattcagtcaaaagagcaggCCAgcggagtttctttaaactgaacttttctttatgtctttatagaccttgctttatgcacaggggcacagtaatTCTGGAACAGGTAAGAGCCTTACCCAAATTATTGCTgtaaagttagaagcatataattttatttatataattgatttaatacacctgttagcatttttgtggctgaaatacatgAATTCAATACTAGAAGGGGTGctctaatacttttgtccataccaAAACATTGTTTTCCTCTAACTTCCAATTAACAAAATTACATAATTAACAAAATAACATTATATAGCATTACAATGTTtgttaaaagcaaaaaaaagaaaagaataaaaagtATGACTTAATTAAATGACATTAATAAAGGAATTAGATGTATAAAAGAGAACTGTTGCAGTTTAGAAAAAAAGCTGCTTATCACACGAGTCTCTCAGATTTCATGTGTGTGCACTTTTACAGCAACATAAAAACAACTCGTTCACTAACTACTCATCATCGCTAAGGACTGTTTTAGATGATCTGTGGTGTGTTTTCATATTGGTGAAAATATCTTATCCTGAACCAACATTTTAACTTCGTGCTTAAAATGCTGCTTATTGTTCCACTGGCTCTGGCTGCTGACCGATATATAGAAACACATCAGTTTAACCAGTGCTGTACTGAGACTGCTCGCACCAACAAGTACGAACTGAGCGAGTCCTCTGTTTTACAGATTCTGCTTTTTATACCCAGGTATGTATCGTTTTCTTCCATATTTGCTTTTAGTTCAGTTGTAAATAAACGTATTCAATGATGCATAGACACTAAATACCTTTAAACcgaattcatgttttttttttgtgtatttggcAAATTACTTTATATGGACACTCTTGTACTAGAAATACCTTTAAACAATATATAGTTCATTTCAAATACACAAtttaaagagaagaaaagagaaaacgaaataaaacaaaaggtgAAAAgctgtaaacataaataaaattattaaaactcAAGCTAAGTTCACAGTTCCTGACTACTGGTACCCTCAGCTTCCTTATTAAGGGGTTTTGGTCCTGAAGTctttaaagctgctttgagacaatgtctactaTAAACAgctctatacaaataaatttcaatttgaactgaaataaatagaaatacatAATCAATATCAAATcattttgtttttgattttatttaatccCAGGGCATATAGTCACATTGAATTTACACAGTGTTGCTTGacttttaaatacatattttctgttcatatttatatattgatgAAGACATTGATAGGGAAATGTATTTAGAGATTAGAATTGTAAATATGTAAAGTTTTGGATAATAGTAGtccaaataatttaaaaaaatttcttGTTCAAACTTCACTTGGTTTAATTCTAAAGCATTTTACACATGAATTAGAAATCGTCAAAGGAACACAGGCGTGAAATGCCAAATCTCACCATTGAGACCTAGGTTGACTGCACTCATTACAAGTTAAAacaaaaattgtgtgtgtggcCTGATGTAATCCAGGAATCACCAAAAAAAGTTCTGCCCTAAATTATTAAAAGTTGCTGTAACATGGGTGACATTGTCCAAGTCAAGTAAGCTGTATATTGTGTtccatttaaaacacataactGGAATTCCTTGTTGTAGTTGTTTACTGCCGATAACGCCATGCAATTTGTCATTTAACCTaatgtttctgtttttgtacTAAGTAGTGCAGCCATGAGCTCCATACCACCTGTACGAGAAGACAGAATCATTCATGAGCTTCCACTGGTAACAGTCATTCACTCCATCCTACACTTTTCATTTGTGTACTATAAATCATAACCATTTTTATATGGCATCATTCACAATAAATATGACACCCTTTCCTAGACAAAATGCTTAGAGAATACAGATGGCAGTGTTTTACAAATTGTTATAcaagtatttaattaaaaacagcggaatacataaatatttacaGTTCATGATTTTTCTAAAGATATACTTATTCCTAATTTGATGcctgaaacatttaaaaaaggttGAGATAGGTACAGTTTTCATCTACATACAGGTCAAAAAGGATGTGCAAATCattgctgtctgtttttctttacaTGTTTGTTTACTATCCAAACTTTAATTATAAAAGTAATTATTTCTTTAATGAAAGTTAAATGCCATCCTGTTTTTGGTCTGCTGTTTAGTACTTTAGAAAGGATGCTGCGGTGCACACCAAAGATGTCTTCCATGTTACTGTGCAAAATACATGTCAGGTTCAGATGACAGATCCAGTGGGGTAAATTTTACTGTTCTACATCCACTCCATCATTACCTTATAAATCAGTAAAATTATAaaactgtataaaaataaaaatataaaaataaagctgACACGAGTTTTAAGAAGCTAAAACTTTGCTTTAAAGTATTGTGATAATACTAATCACATACTGTCTGCAGATTCAAAGTAGCCAAGGTGATAGTTGTTGGTGATGTTGCAGTGGGGAAAACATGTTTGATTAACAGGTGATTatcaaaaaattatttttatatacatttttttacacTGAGACAGAGATGGTGAGgtaaaactaataattaaaataattttgtatgtatgctattatatacattttaaaaaaattgaGGCTAATTAGAAATTCTGGAAGGTACTCAAATGTGTTATTAACTTTCTTCTTACTATCAGGTTTTGTAAGGATACTTTTGAGAAAGGCTACAAAGCTACCATTGGAGTGGACTTTGAGATGGAAAGGTTTGAAGTACTGGGAGTGCCTTTCAATCTGCAGCTGTGAGTCATGGCTTACAGTGTAGAAGAATAAATATGTACCAGAAATTTATCATGTGAAGTGTACAGCAGGTAATATGTCAgtgatacagtacaataaacatttgtttatatttgttgCATCTTTTacactaaataattaaatgaaacagTGTGGGATTTAGTAGTCTAATTTGAAGATGATAAAGTTAATTAACTAAAACTTGGCCTTTAGGTGGGATACTGCTGGTCAAGAaagatttaaatgtgttgcCTCCACTTACTACAGAGGGGCTCaaggtaatatttatttattatctctaAATACTTAATAGTTTTAGGACTAAATAGTTTTTGGTACGTTTAACCTCAAATTCTAAATTAGGCAAACTTCTGAACTTTATGAGCTTAGCTAGATGTTTTAAAAGTTTATTACTACAAATTATtcaaataataaacaggcatTGATGTCTGACCCAATAAAACAACACCCAATTGAAAGTAATGCATTGATTGCACAGATTCTATTCATTGTTCTGGTGTTTTTGGTATAATTTGGCCCAGTGTACCTGATATCACCCTGAATTCACATGAATTTGATGACAACTTTTAGTTTTTGCTTTATGTTCTCCAGCCATCATTGCTGTGTTTGACCTGAGCAACTATTACTCTCTGGTTCATGCAAGGTAATGTGTAAAACTGCATGATTTCTGGTATGTTAATAACAAAACCATTGTCTCAGCAGGCTTGTTTAATTTCACTCTTCTGTACTCATAACTGTTTAGACAGTGGCTTGAAGATGCCATGTTAGACAACGATCCATCCAGTGTGCTGCTCTTCCTCGTAGGAACCAAAAAGGACCTGAGTGTGAGTTTGTATTTAAACTAACTAATCACACATGCTCTACCAGACAAGTGTTAACATCATGTTAACTTTTTCTGTTAGCCTCCAGACTTGTTAGCTGAAATGGAGCAAGAAGCCATCAAGTTGTCAGAGGAGATAAGAGCGGAGTATTGGGCTGTGTCTGCTCTGTCAGGTACACTTCTATTACTAGTACTATTACTAGTACTAATACTTCTAGGGATGCTCATATTGCAACTACCACTGCTACTACTTATACTACAGTGCTAGTACAATAACTTTTACTCCcacttttactactactgctacaatAGCTCAGTCTGGGCTGggttagtgattaaggtactggtctagtgaCCAGAAAGTTACAGATTCAAAGCCTACCACTGCcagagcaaggcctttaaccctacCACTTCCATTCCAGTAACTTCTAGTAAGTCTCTTGTTGCTACTATTACTTAGTTATTCTAACTACAACTATGATACTATTGTGCTCTAATTAGTACTTCTACCACCCTATCTATTAACACTACTGTTATACTACTACTATAGTACAATGTAGTATAATGCGAGACTTTAAATGAAATGATGTCCCACTGTAAACATAACTTTATTAACCTGTAATGCTATGTTTTTATCTTGACATAGGAGAGAGTGTGAGGAATTTCTTCTTCCGGGTGGCATCACTTACATTTGAGGCATCTGTACTAGCTGAACTTGAAGAGAAGAAAAGTAGACAAAACAATGACATTATTAGTAAGTGTCCTAGGTTTTTCTCTGTACAATACTGTTTTGTCAAATTTTGTGGGGTGTAGCATGTAGtattggtgctgcacagctcttAAAACCTGGGTTCGAACTCTGCCCTCAATTTTATTTGATGTGCTCACTATATTTACGGAGACTTATTTCTTCTTAACTGGGACTGAAAACAAAAGCCTTTCTCctttactggtactgacacacaccaagGCCATGCTGAATTAATAGGGACTGGCAGGCAGGGACCAATGTGTTCTGTACCTGGACTGACATGCACCCAGGCCATGTTTCCTTTGTAGGGATGAACAGGCACAAAAAAACAGCAATGCTTTTTCATTTAGACTGAGAGGAACTGAAGCCTCACTTGTTTACTTGGACTGACAGTCACAGAGGCCACACCCCCTTTAATCTGCAATAGCTAAACTCTAATGTGACTTGATTTTATGTTTCATTAATTACGATACGTTttgttaattttgttttttttttctttagaaatCACAGATGATCGCAGTGATTTAAATTcatcaaaaaagaaaaatgctaaCTGCTGTAACTGAGTGGATGAAGAATAACATTATGTGTATGGACTTCTAAGGATGAACCAGAGACCCTGGTTGTTCAGGTGTACAGACTGTGGTGTTGGGCTCAATCTGAcctcaaataaaataatgctgTGGAATGTGAGAGGATTTTGGAGAGTCGCCTTCAAGCTCAACAATTAATTGAATGtcttaaaaagaaaatgttttctGCTTATTTGTCATCAGATGTGCAAACATCTGCACCAGAAATATAAGGAAATCTTGTCTTAATTAGAATATaaaattcacattttacataatAAACAGGTAATTAAACTGGGATGTAAAGCTAAAGGGTTGATATTATGGTTTGTGGTAGCAATATGAAAACAGTCTGCGGAAGAGATCACATCAGACTTTAAAATGCCCTCCAAGCATTTCTCACTGGACTTTTAAGTGGAGTCTTTGTTCTGTTTACTGCTCATATTAGCCAAATCATGTGCTTCTTTGGCTAATGTGAGACACATGCCAGCACTTGTGACCAGAATCTGCCAGATGACTACATTCTTAATTCAACCaagcaaaaattatggaatgttTTCCAGTAAAAAGTTCTTTCAGATTACTGAATCCTAACCCTAGAAatatgtagttttttttccaaTTGTGTCCAGCATGTTACAgaacagtaataatataattactTTTCATtatcataacagtaatgatactattttaaacaaaaactaaaatctggtctaaagaaaacacacactccTTTAATTGGCTATTTCAGCCACTCAttacaaataaatgtgtaaaatcaAGCAAGCTGACATTCAATCTCTATTGATTAACACTGGCAGAAAAGTTCAAATATCTTGACGCAACAGCAGCTCAGCAATGAATCAGTAGGCCTCACAAAACAGGATCCACTGAGTGCAGACAATGTATACACAGATTTAAATAGTACTTAACTACAAAAAAACAGCAGCACGAGTGGTGGTACTGATTCAATGTTGTATCACAGATGCCTCAGAAAACCGTAATTAATActtcttttgtttttaaccttacacttacagtgtatcgCCTTTAGACAGAGCTAAGATCTATTAATGTCATTATATGTAATGAAAACAGCAACTCAGCTCAGTGTTTTCATAATTTTATCAATGGAAATACACAAGAATTATCTCAGCAGTAACTGATAAAGAACAGCATTCACATTCATTTGCATTCATTACCCGCTCACATGACAGAAACCATGAACAGATCAAAGCTGCAACAACACCGTATTGAGGAATGACTAGCCTACGAGGGAGCTTGAAaggagatatatatatacagtgtatcacaaaagtgagtacacccctcacatttctgcagatatttaagtatatcttttcatgggacaacactgactaaatgacactttgacacaatgaaaagtagtctgtgtgcagcttatataacagtgtaaatttattcttccctcaaaataactcaatatacagccattaatgtctaaaccaccggcaacaaaagtgagtacacccctaagagactacacccctaaatgtccaaattgagcactgcttgtcattttccctgcaaaatgtcatgtgatttgttagtgttactaggtctcagttgtgcatagggagcaggtgtgttcaatttagtagtacagctctcacactctctcatactggtcactgaaagttccaacatggcacctcatggcaaagaactctctgaggatcttaaaagacgaattgttgcgctacatgaagatggccaaggctacaagaagattgccaacaccctgaaactgagctgcagcacagtggccaagatcatccagcgttttaaaagagcagggtccactcagaacagacctcgcgttggtcgtccaaagaagctgagtgcacgtgctcagcgtcacatccaactgctgtctttgaaagataggcgcaggagtgctgtcagcattgctgcagagattgaaaaggtggggggtcagcctgtcagtgctcagaccatacgccgcacactacatcaaattggtctgcatggctgtcaccccagaaggaagcctcttctgaagtctctacacaagaaagcccgcaaacagtttgctgaagacatgtcaacaaaggacatggattactggaaccaggtcctatggtctgatgagaccaagattaatttgtttggttcagatggtctcaagcatgtgtggcggcaatcaggtgaggagtacaaagataagtgtgtcatgcctacagtcaagcattgtggtgggaatgccatggtctggggctgcatgagtgcagcaggtgttggggagttacatttcattgagggacacatgaactccaatatgtactgtgaaatactgagcagagcatgatcccctccctccggaaactgggtcgcagggcagtgttccagcatgataatgaccccaaacacacctctaagacgaccactgctttattgaagaggctgagggtaaaggtgatggactggccaagcatgtctccagacctaaacccaatagaacatctttggggcatcctcaagcggaaggtggaggagcgcaaagtctcgaatatccgccagctccgtgatgtcgtcatggaggagtggaaaagcattccagtggcaacctgtgaagctctggtaaactccatgcccaggagagttaaggcagttctgggaaataatggtggccacacaaaatattgacacttcaggaactttcactaaggggtgtactcacttttgttgccggtggtttagacattaatggctgtatattgagttattttgagggaagaataaatttacactgttatataagctgcacacagactacttttcattgtgtcaaagtgtcattttgtcagtgttgtcccatgaaaagatatacttaaatatctgcagaaatgtgaggggtgtactcacttttgtgatacactgtatataaaaccaAACTACTAACTGCTTTTTACCATAAATtgataaaatatgaaaatttATAACTAGGTCCAACATGGATGTGTGGGAGTCAATGAATAGAAAGAAATCTGCACATTATAAGATATTCAATTTATGCTTAGTTATTGGAATCCGTAAGGGGTGCACCAGTTCaatttttcattttcaatatGAAACCCATCAGGTTTTAGGACAATGTGTCCCATTATTACATGCTAGATCTGTGTTCCGATGGTTAcatcacacacatgcacgccaGAGAATAAAATCACGGCAGCGGATCGTATTGGTGCATCCCTAGAATTAATATATATTTCTCTGTatggtgtttaaaaataaagaaatttagATGAGAACTAAAGCAATTAAAGAGCAAAGAAAATGGCAGAACATTAAGATCCAGCTGGGCTAGAGCAAAACAATGAAAAcgtaattaatattttattcaccAAATAAACTCAAATTATTACTAACTCGTAATTGTAAGAGTGGATTTTAATGAGCCAGCATACTTGCAAAGCAATGCTGAACAATGAATGAACAAACACCTGTAAAAGTACCACAAAGGTCAGAAATGTCTATAAGTCTCTGATATTAGTATATACCAACAACAGCCTTCATAACCGCCATGCACCCAGACTGGCAAATAAGCACAGGATGGTAAAAAGACCCACAAGATGGCCTTTTTACGCCTTGTCCAACAAAAGTGTCTAGGTctgagtattttttttaaacgccACACTATTTAACTGATTTCACCAATAAAAAGATGGGTGATGCAGTACGTGTGTGCATCATAGAATAATGGCCTGCATCTCAATTCAGTTTACTTAAATGCATAATATAAATGGTGAACAACTCTCCATTAAGTGAAGTCTGAACTAGACAGCTTTCAGAAGTAACAGTAACACAGACCATCatccatttgttttttattaagtgTCTCGTCTTAACTTTAGCTCTTGttaaaaccaacaaaaaaagCTCAAAACGCTGATCTGCACTTGTTTGTAaaagaatg
Coding sequences:
- the rpl23a gene encoding 60S ribosomal protein L23a; protein product: MAPKAKKEAVPVKTEAKSKALKAKKAVLKGVHNQRKKKIRTSPTFRRPKTLRLRRQPKYPKKSAPRRNKLDHYAIIKFPLTTESAMKKIEDNNTLVFIVNVKANKHQIKHAVKKLYDIDVAKVNTLIRPDGEKKAYVRLAPDYDALDVANKIGII
- the rab34b gene encoding ras-related protein Rab-34: MSSIPPVREDRIIHELPLYFRKDAAVHTKDVFHVTVQNTCQVQMTDPVGFKVAKVIVVGDVAVGKTCLINRFCKDTFEKGYKATIGVDFEMERFEVLGVPFNLQLWDTAGQERFKCVASTYYRGAQAIIAVFDLSNYYSLVHARQWLEDAMLDNDPSSVLLFLVGTKKDLSPPDLLAEMEQEAIKLSEEIRAEYWAVSALSGESVRNFFFRVASLTFEASVLAELEEKKSRQNNDIIKITDDRSDLNSSKKKNANCCN